A window from Solanum stenotomum isolate F172 chromosome 7, ASM1918654v1, whole genome shotgun sequence encodes these proteins:
- the LOC125870114 gene encoding putative F-box/LRR-repeat protein At3g18150, which produces MADILPECLIQKILCCLNFKEATKMTIISKTWLQAWLTLSNLKFTTYYLNRNMKIVDNIMERYRDGKIPIQKFELSYFVHYNSDFFHLIDKWLDIAFQNGVENLIFRVHVSRSYRWSIFKIMAAKSLRELVLSNCDLMYDSLSSGVAGNCSSLRKLSLSYIILNDNILQTLLNSCPLIVTFTLEYCSGLKKIELPNLQKIKSVSIRMNKNQRVKIETPTLEHLFFSGFEDEYPMLDIIDAPNLVSLEYIGCL; this is translated from the coding sequence ATGGCTGACATATTGCCGGAATGTCTCATTCAAAAAATACTTTGTTGTCTTAATTTTAAAGAAGCAACCAAGATGACCATTATCTCCAAAACATGGTTGCAAGCATGGTTGACTCTTTCCAACTTGAAATTCACAACGTATTATCTCAATCGCAATATGAAAATTGTTGACAATATCATGGAGAGATATAGGGACGGAAAAATCCCTATACAAAAGTTTGAATTATCATATTTTGTTCATTATAATAGTGATTTTTTCCATCTTATTGATAAATGGCTTGATATCGCATTTCAGAATGGTGTAGAAAATCTCATCTTTAGAGTTCATGTTAGTAGATCATACCGCTGgtctatttttaaaatcatgGCAGCAAAATCGTTAAGAGAATTGGTTCTGAGTAATTGTGATCTAATGTATGATTCGTTATCTAGTGGTGTGGCGGGAAATTGTTCTTCTTTGAGAAAGCTTTCTCTatcttatataattttaaacgATAACATACTTCAGACTCTACTTAATAGTTGTCCCTTGATTGTCACTTTCACCCTAGAGTATTGTTCGGGGTTAAAAAAGATTGAGTTGCCGAATCTTCAAAAGATCAAGTCAGTATCAATAAGGATGAATAAGAACCAGCGTGTTAAAATTGAAACACCAACTCTTGAACATTTGTTTTTCTCCGGTTTTGAGGATGAGTATCCTATGTTGGATA